The genomic DNA CACGATCCATTCCATCGAGATGGTGGAACTGCTTGATCGCACATTGGTCGATGATTGCCTCCGACTCTGGATGCTGGAAAAACTCATCAACAGTCTGCGTGACAAGCCGAATCGAGAGGTTGTGATGGCGATGATGTCGGAAGACGATCTCGAGATACTCGAGACTCGCCGCATCCTGCATGATATACCGTGCTTCGTCGATGACGAAGACGACCTCCTTGTCCGTCTCCTTTGCGCGCTCGTAGACCAGCGAGATCAGCAACTGCATGATCAAGCTCGTACTCCCGCCGAGACTCCCCTCCTGTTGGGCGAGATCTAGATAGATCACCTTCTCGTCGCGGATATCGAACGCCGTCTCCCGACCTAAGTTCTCGTAGCGACCACCCACGGCAAACGGACGCAACTGATCAATGAGCCACGTTGCGTCCTCTCGAATCTTCGTCGTCTCTTTGTCCGTCCGGACAACGTACTCCGTGGGCGTCTCCACCATCTTCTCGAGGATGTCGAGTACGTCCTGCATCGTCGGACTCTCATTGTGATGAGTTGCGATATCGTCGGTGATTCCGTTCCTCGCATACGCCTTCTCGATCGCCGTCTCCAGCGTAGTCCGTCGATCCCCGAGTGAAATCCCACGGGTCGCAAAGTAGTTCGACAAGAAACTCATCACGCTATCGAGCTTCTCCCGATACGGACTCGCATCCTCGCCCATCGCCTGCTGGACACGCTCGGGCGTGGGCTTGATCTCGAGGGGATTCAATCCCATATCACCGCCAATCGTGATTCGCTCGCCACCGACCGCCTCAGCGACACCAGCCCAGTTGTTCAATGGCTCGAGGATGATTCCAATACGATCCTCGCTCTGCTCGATCGACCGAACGAAATTCTGCTTTGAGCCGAAGGATTTGCCAGAGCCAGGATCGCCGATCGTGAACATCGCATAGCCATTCTCTCGAGCAAAGGGATCGATCACGACCGGACTCTGATTCTTCCAGTGAGCGCCGAATTCGACACCACCGTCCTCGAGAATCGTCGCATTGTGCGGCGACGCAAGCAACGCACCGATAGCACCACCTAACGCCGTCGCCTCTCGACCAAACGGATTCGGTCCCACCGGTGCTGCAGCCTGAATTGCCAGATCCTGCTTACAGATCGCTGTTTTCGGCGAGAGACCCGCTGGCTGTTCACGAAGCCGACTGCGAACCGTCCGAACATCCTCACGCAACTCATCACGGGAATCCGCACGCACCGTGATGAACATCCCCTGGTCGAAGACACGACTTCCGTTCTCGACGCTTTTGTACGTCGAGAGCGCCTCGTTCGCGCGTTCCTGTAGATAGCTCCCACGGACAGTTCGCTCGAGGTCTGCATCAGCCTGGAGATCGTCGGCAGCATGCTGGAGTTCGTCGCGAGCCTTCTGCTGGCTCTTCGGTGTGATATGCACCGTCAGATCGAACTCGATATCCGTGAGCTCGAAGAGTTCCGTCAGATAGCCGTCTTTCGGATAATCGGGATAATCAGCAATGTAGAGCGTCGATGTCCAGTGATCACCAACACGGGCAGTCCGTGTATCCCACTCGATCGCTGCCGGTGCGATGACGTGCTGGTGATTCTCTGCGATATCGTCGAGGATCTCTCCTTCATCGATGCCGTTATCCACGGTTGTCTCCTCGAGGAGATCAGCTAACTCGACCTCTTCAATCTCTTCAGTTCGCCAGTAGTCCCACGCAATCTTCACGAGAAGCGTGAGCAACGCTGTCACCCCAACGTAGAAAGCAAGCCCTGCTCGAGTTCCCGTATCAGGAAGCAAACTTTGCACCTGACCCGCAACCAAAATAACCGAATCGATCACTGGTCGGCCCTCCGTTGGTGATCCACCGCTGGATGGTCGCGAATCGCGTCTGCGCCATCGTCGTACTCGTGTTCCTCTCCGTTCCAGAAGTCCATCGAGAGAACGAACAACTCGACCGTCGTAAGCCGACGAGCAGACCATCCGGACACCTTCTGGATGAACTCCGTCTGGAGGCTGTGACATCGGTTTTCAAGCTTCTCGAACATGGCCGCTCGAATCTCTGCGTCAGTCATATCATTGCGCCGGGTCACGAACGGGTTGAACAGAAACCCAACTACAGGAAATGAGGTGAGTTTCTCTGCAGGGGAACGCTCGTCCTGATAGCGATCATAGACCTCGAACGGGTCGACTTCGACACCGATGAAATAGCGGATCTGCTGGGCACCCTCGAGATCCCGCGGTCGTTGCTCGCGATACTCCTCAAGTAACCCTCGAAAAATCGGGTTCTCCTCAACATCACTATCAGAGAGTCGCCCATCGATTCGTTCGATCAGTCTCTCCACCGGGAACGAACGAGTCGTCGCGTGGAACTTGAGTGAAAAATCGAGCTCCTTATTCGCGAACTCCTCACCGAGTTGCTGGATCTGTGCCCAATCACCAGACATCGCGAAGTCCATGTTCCCAGGATCGATCTCGAGGTAGGCCTCCATCACTCCGTCCGAACGTTCAATCGCACCAATACCGGGCCATGCACGCTTGATGTTCGTGAGATCCTGCGTTCGCTCGTCCGGTTTGAACGGCGTGTAACTTACGAGCCCACCATCAACACCCGACTCACCAGACTCGACTGCACTGTACGTGACTCGAGGCCGTTTGCAGTAGTAGCGATACACATCACCCAACCACGTCGACGCGGGAAGATGACTCGGTGATGCATAGACGACTGCACCACCTGCGACAATCCCCAGGAGCACGAACGGCAAGATCGCTCCCTCGAGCCCAATCAACCCGCCAACGAGAAGCCCCGCGATCGGGAAGCCAAGGAGAACGTATACGTCCCCCTCCTCGATATTCAGGATCGGGATTCGACTCTCTTCGCCCAGTTCATCCATGATTCGCCGGCCAGCTGCACCGCTTTCTTGTGTCACTTGAAGTACCCCGGATCGTTCTCAGTACGACGGTACGCCGGGACACCGTCCTGGCCATACGCGTCTCCCACAACATTGTCGTGGGCCGCTCGCTCCCCAGTATCACCGCTCGAATCCCCAGCTCGAGAGCCACCACTGTGGCGCATCTTCGACGCAGCAGAATAACCAACAGCCGCCTTCGGTCCCCACATCGCAGTCGTCGTTGCAGCAGCGGGACCAGCAACCACACCAGCACCGACTACTGCCCCCGCAGTGACCCCTGCCTTTGTCGTTGCACCCACGATCTTCGTCGTCATCGGACTGGCGTACTTGAACAGCTTCCAGACGATAACGATCGAAAGCAGTGGCAGCGTGACTGCAATGAGGTAACTCAAAAACGCACTCTCTGGAATCAGTGTCGACTCTGTCCCCTCACTGAAGAGCAACTCATAGCCTTTGAACAGCAACGCCACTGGAATCGGCATGATCGCAAGCGGCACAAATTTCAAAGAAACTGTTCTCGCGATATGCGAGACGACGGGAAGATTCCCGTAGGTCAATGCAATCCCGATCGGCATTGCGTAGATCAAGATGTACAACATGATTTCGCGAAGGAAGAATAGCGCCTGCAGGGCCCACATGGCTACGGCACCAACGCCTGTGAGAAAGAGTGCAAGAATCGGGTTCGAGATACTCAACGCGAGTAACCCCACCATCGCACTCGTCACAGTCGCAATGTCCGGAATCAGCGCAATCGTGAAGCCATCGACGAGATAGAGCGCCAAGACCGCGACCCAGTACCAGGTTACGATCAAGAAGCCGCCAGTCCACGCACTCCGCTTCGCCTTTCGCGTCTCGTATGCACTGCCGATATTGAAAATCCGAATCGCATGCCTGCCTTGAACACACATCACCAGCAACAACAGGGAAACGAGCATAATCTCGCCGCTGACGAGGCTGCTGTGGATGCCATCCCACGGCGTGTTCGACGGCTGGCCGAATACAAACGCACCGTCCGTTTCCGGTGTTGGTGTTCCAAACACCTGAGCAGTGATCGCAGCATACCCATCCGCTAAGCCCTCCTGGAACCATTCAATGAGCTTGTCAATTGCGTCTTCGAACCACTTAATCCCGACATCGGAAAGCGACCACGAGGGCATTATGCAACCCTCTCAAGTTCGATCACACAGCCAGCATCCTCGAGCTCAACGACGCCATCACCACTCTCGAAATCCACACTCGAGGCGGGTACAACACACTCGAGTCTCCAATCTCTCTCGAGAGCAGTACAACTCAAACCAATCAACTCAGCAGCACCCCTCCATCGAAGTGTTCGAAGAACAATACCTCTCCACACCATTCCTACCTCATCAATCATAGCTCATCTCTCATTTTCAAGAAGCTCCCCAGCCGCTTCGCCGCATACAGCGCAATCGCAAACGGAATCGCATACCGAACAACATCCACCAGAAGTGTGAACCACCCCGTCGGCGTCGCCAGCGGGTGCCACGTTTCGGTCGCCGTATCGCCGAGATACGCCGGACTATGTGATCGCCACGAGCCTGGACGATACTCTGCTGTATAGATCCCTGGCTGGGATACGGTGACTTCAGCAAGACCCTCAGAATTCGTCCGTACGCGCTGATCACCGACCGTAATATAGCCCTCACGAATATCGTGACCGATCAGCCAAAATCGTGGATCATCGTACGGATTCTCGAGCATAATCGGCTCGCCAGTCTCTCCATCGCGAAGTTCAATCCCTAGGGTCACCGCCGTCGCGTTTGAATCAATGATCTCGAGCGATAGATCGCTCTCGCGAATCTCTCGTTCTGTCCCACCGTCGGGTTCGACGATATCTGCAGAGACGCCTCGCACGATTCCGTCAACAGCAACAGCATCTCGATCGACACCGTCGTGACGAAGCGCAAGTCCATACGATCGCGTATAGGGCGCAGAAACCACGTCAACCTCGACGGTTTCATGAAGTGAGGGCTCCGGCGAGGAACTCTCCGTTCCCCACACCTCGAGGATCTCCGGCCCATCCCGGATAGGCTCTGCACGCGGCCCTAACTCGGATGGATATGCATGGACGTACACCGGCATTGCATCGGATGCAACGGTCACCCTCCCCCTTCGAGTTGCATGCATGAGTTCGTCCCAGCCGGTCTCTCGAGCGGTATAATAACGCCACACCCCACGGACCTTTGCCTCACCATCATCCAACAGCGTGTATCCATGCCACGGCTGGGCCTGATAGATCGCAACGCCACTGTCACCGTTCGGGTACGATGCGTAGTAGATCGATGCCCGAAGATCGTAGACCTCAACCTCGAGATCTTGGGAGACGGTCACTTGGTCGGTGATGATCTCCGTCTCGTTGGCACCCTCCCGCTCGACTCGAGCACTGATGTCCGCCTCGAGCGTCAGCGTCGCCGACCCACCTCGATCAAACGCATACTCGAAGATCGGTGTGTGCGTCCCACTCGTAGCGTCAACCAACTCCCCATCACGTAGCAGCCTGATGTCTTCGATCCCGTGATTTCGAATTGATGAATTCCCATCAATCCGGATGCGATAATCGACGAACCCACGGAGTTCACCCTCCGGTGCGATGTAATGGACCGTCTCGTTCGCATCCAGATGCGTCCTCGTCGACGGATGGATCGCAAACGTTGTCGCATGTGCATCAGCGATAACCACGGAATCCGTACGCGACGCATGCGTGGGATAGATCGAGGTCTCTGCATTGCCTCCCTCGAGTGATTCGTAGTCGGCTGCTGTCCAGCGCTCGGCCGTATCGGGAGGCGCTTTGAACGTGATATCGGTGCAGTTACCGAGTTCTTCCATCCCAGTTCGCGTTTCGCCATATCGTCGCTCGTACTCGGCAGTGCTAATGCACTCATCCGGCGTTTTCGACCACAGCGTCGCCGTCTCGTTTTCGTCCAGCCCATGTTCGTCTCCCCTCTCGAGCGAACCGCCAGCACTGCCAATCTCGGTTCCACCGAGAACAACAGCGATACTGACGGCTGTGAGTATGACCGCAACGTTGAGTTTCGACCTCTCGAGTCCCATTAGGGCCTCTGACTCAAGGACTGTTCACCGATCGACATTACCACGGCACGAAATCCACACAGCCAGCTAACGGAAGACCCATCGTTGAGCCAACAACCGTATACAGCGGTCCAAGGACCACCAGAATAACTGTCGACCGCAGCGCCGTTCGCTTGTGTGCTTTCAGGTCTTTCTTCTGCTCGGTGGTCGTCGTGAATACCTCAGCGAGCGAATCGGCTTGCCAGACGACAATTAAGCCGATAAGGCCGATCCCGGTGGTGATCTGGAAGAACCCGGAAATCATCTCGGGTAGTCCTTCGGCCTCACAGATAACACTCTCCTGTGCCAAGGCCGGCTCAACAGCAAGAACGGATAGCAATATGAGTGATCCAATACCAGAGCGTGCTATTCGGCGTCGTACGTTTGAAGATTCGTCTGTCTCGAGTATTCGGCTCGAAACTGGAGTTTTTAGATTCATTTGGTGAATTTCAGACCTACTGAGAAATCTCGTGAGAACCAACGGATTGGTTCAGAAATTTATTCATTAGATCGTCAAATTCACTCGCTGATGACTGAGTATATATCTTGTGTATTATATTGGATCGGAATTATAGTGCATGGATGAAGAACTGTTTTTGTATCGGCCATGAAAATATCCGTCTGAAACTGAGTCTACTACGTTGTCATCGGTTGCTGGCTGTAGGTCATTATCAGCGGGAACAGCTGGCCCTCGCCATCCTCAACGGCCGGCTGCCGGTCTCGATGTCACTACCGTCGCCGGCGACGCCACGCGACTTCCCATTCTGACCGATACCCAAAACGTGGTAACCGCGCGCCGGGTGCTCCATGATCTGCCCGTCACAGACCAGCCGAAAGCGCTCGAGGAACTGCACCGCATCTATCTTTCTTCAAGGAGAGAATCCCCGGCGTTTACGCCGTCATCAGAAATCTTCGATTTCTGATTGCCCGTCAGACGTAGTCTGACGACCGGGCGTGAATCCGACAACGCTTACACAGTCCCCGTTCGGTAGCAATACGGGTATTTAAGTTCAGTCGAGGTGTAGTATGACATACACCGAGGCGGCACGTCCGCCCACCTAATCGGACAATATCGGGACTCCGAGACCCAGAACGTTCGAGACACCCATCTCGAACCGCTGTGGTGTCTCGGTCACCAAGATAACTCCGAGTCCCCGTGCCGGGGATAGGAGTAACGGCGGTGTGGCCCCGCCATCGGCCCGTCATACCGACGGGTCGTAAACCAGCAAATATCCCAACCCAGCGGTGCGGTGCCGTGGGAAGCCTCGTCGTTTACCGCGAGGAGGAGGTCACGCGCCCGACGGGCACTCGGAGTCCTCGAGCTCCCACTGACGCCAGCAGATACCTCTTCTTTCAGGCAGAGATGAAAATGAGGCCGAGAAAATCGACCGTTCAGACTTGTCTTCGAGTTTTCAACGCCAGCGTTCACTCAATCCAAACATCTAAGATCGCCACGACGTTCGCGCTGCATGACTCCACCTGCGAACCGTCGAAGTTTACTAACGAGTTCCTCTTCCGTTTCATACGTCTCGACTCGTAGATCCCATCGCACCTTGGATGATCGAATCATCGCACTTGTCACGTCATCTTCATGGGCAAAGAGTAGCCGATCACCGTGTGTTTCCGCGAGACTCTCAAGAACACTTCCAGCCTCTTCTCCAACGCCAAAATTGTGCCCAAGAAACGGAACCACGAATGCGGTCGCGTTGCTGCATCTTGCGTACTCGATGCTTTGTGTCACTGCATCCACCTCATCAGTATCTACCTCCGCATCGAGGGCCAGAAATGCGTTCACTCCTGGATCCGTCCGAAGCTCTCCTTGTATCCGCCGTAAGAGCGCTTGCGCCGAATTGATATCGTCCTTGTGTCGAAAGAGTCGGCGTAACGGCCCGGGGAGTTCTCCGATATCGATCTCGCGGCGTTCTTCCTCACTGAGTACATAGTTGAGATTGAACGACTTGTACGGACCCATCAAATAGAAAAGGAAACGGTCGTATTTCACGCTCCCCAGCCGCTCAGCGATCAAATCACGTGTGATTTCAGTGGTCATAGGGGTTCTTGCTCACTCGGCCTTTATAAAAGAGAGTGTTTTCGAGATATCTTGGCTTGATAAAGGCTAAAAGTTTGCCGCCAGTACTCTAGACCAAGATGGCGACAAATCAACCGAGTGCGATTGGTGGGAAGAATCCGGAAGATCCGGAAGACCTGCTACCAGAGGATAGTATTCTCAGTCTCGACGAATATCTTGAGATGCATGCTGCCGTCGGACACCGTACTCGATATGAAATCCTCTACCGGCTTGTCCACAGTGGAGAGATGAGTCCGAAAGAGCTCGAGGAGGTGATTAATGTCGACGATAGTACACTTCACTATCACCTCAACAAACTTGTTGATGTCGGCCTCATTGAGAAGCGCCAGCGTACGGAACGAGGACAAGACGGACTATACACGTATTATCGGGCAACTGTGTTCGGAGAAGTCACACTCTCTGAAGGTGTCGACGAGCTGATCCGCGGCGAGCAGGAGTTCGAAGAAATGTATGACAGCACGATAAATAGTTGATGAGTGCTGTCAGAAAACCAGTTTCGATGTGTGAACCGCCTCGGGGTCAAGCCCTGGGGCACTCGACCTGCTTTTTCTGTAGAGGTCAATCTTCCTGCTCCTGTGAACTATTTTCGGCGTCTTTCTGCACCTCGCGAGAGATTTGCTTGCGGGGC from Natrinema sp. HArc-T2 includes the following:
- a CDS encoding VirB4 family type IV secretion system protein, with protein sequence MQSLLPDTGTRAGLAFYVGVTALLTLLVKIAWDYWRTEEIEEVELADLLEETTVDNGIDEGEILDDIAENHQHVIAPAAIEWDTRTARVGDHWTSTLYIADYPDYPKDGYLTELFELTDIEFDLTVHITPKSQQKARDELQHAADDLQADADLERTVRGSYLQERANEALSTYKSVENGSRVFDQGMFITVRADSRDELREDVRTVRSRLREQPAGLSPKTAICKQDLAIQAAAPVGPNPFGREATALGGAIGALLASPHNATILEDGGVEFGAHWKNQSPVVIDPFARENGYAMFTIGDPGSGKSFGSKQNFVRSIEQSEDRIGIILEPLNNWAGVAEAVGGERITIGGDMGLNPLEIKPTPERVQQAMGEDASPYREKLDSVMSFLSNYFATRGISLGDRRTTLETAIEKAYARNGITDDIATHHNESPTMQDVLDILEKMVETPTEYVVRTDKETTKIREDATWLIDQLRPFAVGGRYENLGRETAFDIRDEKVIYLDLAQQEGSLGGSTSLIMQLLISLVYERAKETDKEVVFVIDEARYIMQDAASLEYLEIVFRHHRHHNLSIRLVTQTVDEFFQHPESEAIIDQCAIKQFHHLDGMDREWANEFGLNSAQMRFVQEAVPGNDRTGYSEALVGVDGEWRGIEVRAMDDETTVIDFDPKEQSRSELPGQSGSVSGSVTNGGQSSLGLSD
- a CDS encoding class I SAM-dependent methyltransferase codes for the protein MSSVAGCRSLSAGTAGPRHPQRPAAGLDVTTVAGDATRLPILTDTQNVVTARRVLHDLPVTDQPKALEELHRIYLSSRRESPAFTPSSEIFDF
- a CDS encoding winged helix-turn-helix domain-containing protein; this encodes MATNQPSAIGGKNPEDPEDLLPEDSILSLDEYLEMHAAVGHRTRYEILYRLVHSGEMSPKELEEVINVDDSTLHYHLNKLVDVGLIEKRQRTERGQDGLYTYYRATVFGEVTLSEGVDELIRGEQEFEEMYDSTINS